A stretch of DNA from Brachyspira pilosicoli:
AAAAACAATTATTGCAAAATAGAATCAATAAACTCTTCAGCATTAAACTCTCTAAAATCTTCTACCTTCTCACCAAATCCTCCATAGTATATAGGAAGCGATAAATAATGAGCCACACTTATAGCAACTCCGCCCTTAGCAGAACTATCCAATTTTGAAACAATAGCTCCTTGTATATTTAAAGCATTAGTAAATACTTTAGCCTGCTCTATACCATTATGCCCAACATTAGCATCCAACACAAGTATAGGCACAAAATTAAACTCGCTAAATCTCTCTGTAGCTATTTTTTTCATCTTTTCTAATTGTTTAACTAAATTATCTTGATTATGAAATCTACCAGCCGTATCAACTATTACTATATCAGCATTTGTTGCTTTAGCCTTATCTAAAGCAGAAAATAATACGCTAGCGGGGTCGCCTGCCTGCTGACCTTTAACTATAGTTACAGATAATCTATTAGCCCATTCTTCAAGCTGTTCTATAGCGGCTGCCCTAAATGTGTCTGATGCTGCTAATATTATTTTATGATTTTGTTTTAATATATTTGCTAGTTTTGCAATTGAAGTAGTTTTGCCTACTCCATTAACTCCTACTATAAATAATATATTCTTTTCTTTTAATTCTATTTTTTTATTTATAAACTTTGATATTAAAATCTCTCTTAAATGCTTTTTTACTTCTGATGAATCTTTTATATTTTCTTTTTCTACAATTTCTCTTAATTTTGAAATAATATCTTTTGTAGTTTCAACTCCTGCATCTGCTGTTATAAGCATATTCTCTAAACTTGCAAAAAACTCATCATTAATTGATGACTTATTAAATAATGATGATAGAGAAAATTTTGATTTTGAAGTTGTTAAAGATACTTGAGGTTTTTTAGATTTATTTTTTAATACTAATAATATTATTAAAGCCAAAATAACAACAATGGCTATTATTATATATAATAAATAATTTTGCATCTATTTGTTCTCCACTAAAAAATTATTAGAGATATTATATAAAGTATTAATATTTTTTCAAGTTATGTAATTTTCTAATATAGTGTATTTTACTAAAAGAGAATGCAAAAGTTTTAGTTTACATAATAAAATTATAGTTTATAATAATTAACAATAATTTAGATAATGGAAAACAATAATGATAAAAAAGTTAGTAATACTCTATATCCTAATAATAAACATATCATACGCACTTACAGAAAATGAAAATAAAATGATTAATGCTGTAAAAATAGGCGACATAAAAACTATACAAAATATGCTAAGTCAAAATGTTAATCCAAACATAAAAGATGAAAGAGGATTTTATTTAATACATATAGCAACAGAAAATAATCAAACCGATTCTATAAAAACATTAAAAAACTCTCCATATTTAGATTTAAATAAATTACTAGATAAAAATACAAAAATTATAAAAAGCAATGAAACTATAGATGCTTCATATTTCTCTGCTATGGATATTGCTGCAATATACAACAATTTTGAAACATTAAAACTATTAATAGATTATGGAGCTAATATTAACTTTAAAATGATAGAAAAACCAAGAAGTGAATTTGTAGCTTCAAGATATTCTAACTCAAAAATATTAAAAGCATATTTGGATAAAAACATCTACTTACTTATGAATAGCGAAGATGTTATATCAATAATGAAAGCAGCTATTTTTGGTGATAATGTAGAAAATATAAATTATTTAGTAAGAGAGCTTGGCATAGATGTAGACACTAAAGATACAAATACAATGCTTCATTATGCTTCTGGTGTTGGTTCTATAAAATCTATGAAAACACTTATTTATCTTGGAGCAAATGTGGATAATACTAATTCATATTTTCAAACAAGCTTGCATTATATTTTAGACATTAATGCAAATAAAAAAACAGAAAGCGTAAAAATACTTTTAGATAGTAATGCTAATATTAATTTACAAGAAACAAATGGAAACACACCTTTGCATTTAGCATTAATTAATGCAAGCAAATCTCAAGAATACAGCAAAGTAATAGACATGCTTTTAGAAAAAAATGCTAATGTTAATATCACTAACAATAACAATGAAACAGTATTAAATATAGCAGTAAAAAATAATGATTATAATAATTCTCTAAAACTTATAAACAAAGGCTCTGATTTAAACCATATAGATAAATATTATAGCCCATTGCATATGGCAATAAAAAACAATAATACAGAACTAGTAAAAGCTCTAATAGATAATGGTGCTAATATAAGTTTGAAAGATAAAAATAAAAATTACAGTCCATTAAATATGGCAATAGAAGTTGGAAACTTTGATATATGCAAACTTCTTGTAAAAAATGGTGCCGCCGTTGACAATGTTTCTATAGAATTAGCAAAAAAGTCTAAAAATGAAAATATAAGAAACTTCTTTGAAAGCAGTCGTATGAATTAATTAATAAATTTAGCTATATCAGATAAAGCAACATCTCTCTCTTCGCTAGTATCCATATTCTTTAGCTTAAACTTATTGTTTTTTAATTCTTCCTCACCTACTATTAAGGCATATTTAGCATTTCTTTTATTAGCAGATTTAAACTGATTTTTAATAGATTTAATATTATAATCAAAATCACAAGAAATATTTTTAGCTCTAAGAAGCTGCATAATATTCAATACTTCATTTTGAGTCTCTTTAAAAGCTATAACAAAAACATCTAATCTGTCATTAATAATATTATTATTGTTTTCAAGCACTATAAGAAGTCTCTCAAGCCCCATAGCACTTCCAACAGCAGGAACATCTTTATTAGAATTAAAAAGCCCTATCAAGTTATCGTATCTTCCGCCTCCAAGTATAGCACTCTGTGAACCTAATGCATTTGTCTGCACTTCAAAAGCGGTTTTAGTGTAATAATCAAGCCCGCGTACAAGCATATTGTCTATAGTAAAGTTTTGATTAATTTTAGTAAGCTCATTACATAAAGAATCAAAATGCTCTTTACATTCATCGCATACATAATCATAAAACTTTGGTATATCTTTCAATATTGCTTTGCACTTTTCATTTTTACAATCTAATATTCTTAAAATATTATTTTCGTATCTATTTTGGCAAGTTTCACAAAGCTCAGTTTTTCTCTCTCCAATAGCTTCTCTAAGAGCTTTATTATAATTAGGCTTACAATTACTGCATCCAACAGTATTAATTAGCAAATTAACATTATCTATGCCAAACTCTTTTAATATATTAATATTTAAAGCTATAACTTCAGCATCTATTATAGGAGAAGTTCCGCCAATACATTCTATTCCAAATTGATTAAACTCTCTATATCTACCCTTTTGAGGTCTCTCAGCCCTATACATAGTACCCAAATAAAAAAGCTTATTAATAGCAAGCTCATTTTGCAAAGAATTCTCAACATAAGCACGCGCCACCGAAGCAGTACCCTCAGGTCTTAAAGTGAGAGAACGTCCTCCCCTATCTTCAAAGGTAAACATCTCCTTTCCAACTATATCAGTGCCCTCTCCAATACCTCTAGTAAAAAGATCAGTATATTCAAATAAAGGAGTTC
This window harbors:
- the ftsY gene encoding signal recognition particle-docking protein FtsY; protein product: MQNYLLYIIIAIVVILALIILLVLKNKSKKPQVSLTTSKSKFSLSSLFNKSSINDEFFASLENMLITADAGVETTKDIISKLREIVEKENIKDSSEVKKHLREILISKFINKKIELKEKNILFIVGVNGVGKTTSIAKLANILKQNHKIILAASDTFRAAAIEQLEEWANRLSVTIVKGQQAGDPASVLFSALDKAKATNADIVIVDTAGRFHNQDNLVKQLEKMKKIATERFSEFNFVPILVLDANVGHNGIEQAKVFTNALNIQGAIVSKLDSSAKGGVAISVAHYLSLPIYYGGFGEKVEDFREFNAEEFIDSILQ
- a CDS encoding ankyrin repeat domain-containing protein — encoded protein: MIKKLVILYILIINISYALTENENKMINAVKIGDIKTIQNMLSQNVNPNIKDERGFYLIHIATENNQTDSIKTLKNSPYLDLNKLLDKNTKIIKSNETIDASYFSAMDIAAIYNNFETLKLLIDYGANINFKMIEKPRSEFVASRYSNSKILKAYLDKNIYLLMNSEDVISIMKAAIFGDNVENINYLVRELGIDVDTKDTNTMLHYASGVGSIKSMKTLIYLGANVDNTNSYFQTSLHYILDINANKKTESVKILLDSNANINLQETNGNTPLHLALINASKSQEYSKVIDMLLEKNANVNITNNNNETVLNIAVKNNDYNNSLKLINKGSDLNHIDKYYSPLHMAIKNNNTELVKALIDNGANISLKDKNKNYSPLNMAIEVGNFDICKLLVKNGAAVDNVSIELAKKSKNENIRNFFESSRMN
- the hisS gene encoding histidine--tRNA ligase; the encoded protein is MLNIKKPRGTNDFFYDSSERLEFIENKIKEIVRLYGYKRIRTPLFEYTDLFTRGIGEGTDIVGKEMFTFEDRGGRSLTLRPEGTASVARAYVENSLQNELAINKLFYLGTMYRAERPQKGRYREFNQFGIECIGGTSPIIDAEVIALNINILKEFGIDNVNLLINTVGCSNCKPNYNKALREAIGERKTELCETCQNRYENNILRILDCKNEKCKAILKDIPKFYDYVCDECKEHFDSLCNELTKINQNFTIDNMLVRGLDYYTKTAFEVQTNALGSQSAILGGGRYDNLIGLFNSNKDVPAVGSAMGLERLLIVLENNNNIINDRLDVFVIAFKETQNEVLNIMQLLRAKNISCDFDYNIKSIKNQFKSANKRNAKYALIVGEEELKNNKFKLKNMDTSEERDVALSDIAKFIN